A portion of the Streptomyces sp. NBC_01335 genome contains these proteins:
- a CDS encoding dihydrofolate reductase family protein, which produces MTQLLRVQNFTVSSDGIAAGEEQTLEQPFGHVDPQRLMAWAGATAGWPNRTDGKGSRGLDDYFTRDFSHNIGAEIMGRNKFGPQRGPWTDHEWQGWWGGEPPFHTPVFVLTHHVRPSIELSDTTFHFIDADPATALAQAREAARGKDVRLGGGATTIREFLDADLVDTLHVAVSPVKLGSGIKLWDSPDDLRDRFHLDVVPSPSGVTHHLFWRK; this is translated from the coding sequence ATGACCCAGCTTCTGCGCGTGCAGAACTTCACCGTGTCGAGCGACGGTATCGCCGCCGGCGAGGAACAGACCCTGGAGCAGCCCTTCGGCCATGTGGATCCCCAACGCCTCATGGCGTGGGCCGGGGCCACCGCGGGCTGGCCCAATCGCACCGACGGCAAGGGCAGCCGGGGCCTGGACGACTACTTCACGCGCGACTTCTCCCACAACATCGGTGCCGAGATCATGGGCCGCAACAAGTTCGGCCCGCAGCGCGGCCCCTGGACGGACCACGAGTGGCAGGGCTGGTGGGGCGGCGAACCCCCGTTCCACACACCGGTGTTCGTCCTCACCCACCACGTGCGCCCCTCGATCGAGCTCTCCGACACCACGTTCCACTTCATCGACGCCGACCCGGCCACGGCTCTCGCCCAGGCCCGCGAAGCCGCCCGCGGCAAGGACGTCCGCCTCGGTGGCGGGGCCACCACCATCCGCGAGTTCCTCGACGCCGACCTCGTGGACACCCTGCACGTCGCGGTCTCCCCGGTGAAGCTCGGCTCCGGGATCAAGCTCTGGGACTCTCCCGACGATCTCCGCGACCGCTTCCACCTGGACGTGGTCCCGAGCCCGAGCGGGGTGACCCACCACCTGTTCTGGAGGAAGTAG
- a CDS encoding GNAT family N-acetyltransferase encodes MIRTATAADVPAVHAMIRELADYEKALDEAQATEEQLHEALFGERPAAYAHIAVSDEDGETVGFALWFLNFSTWRGVHGIYLEDLYVRPERRGGGHGKALLTELARTCVDRGYGRLEWSVLNWNTPSIGFYESLGARPQDEWTVYRLTDEALAELGSSETV; translated from the coding sequence ATGATTCGCACCGCCACCGCAGCAGACGTCCCCGCCGTCCACGCCATGATCCGTGAGCTGGCCGACTACGAGAAGGCGCTCGACGAGGCGCAGGCCACCGAGGAGCAGCTGCACGAGGCCCTCTTCGGCGAACGGCCCGCCGCCTACGCCCACATCGCGGTCTCCGACGAGGACGGCGAGACGGTCGGCTTCGCGCTCTGGTTCCTCAACTTCTCCACCTGGCGCGGTGTCCACGGCATCTACCTCGAAGACCTCTACGTACGCCCCGAGCGCCGGGGCGGCGGCCACGGCAAGGCCCTGCTGACCGAGCTCGCCCGGACCTGCGTGGACCGGGGCTACGGCCGCCTGGAGTGGTCGGTGCTCAACTGGAACACCCCGTCCATCGGCTTCTACGAGTCCCTGGGCGCCCGCCCGCAGGACGAGTGGACCGTGTACCGGCTGACGGACGAGGCGCTGGCCGAGCTGGGGTCGTCGGAGACGGTCTAG
- a CDS encoding TIM-barrel domain-containing protein, whose translation MRRRVGAVAALAVAASTTLTAGAGTATAGGSHGARIPTVTSGGARFEILSPTLVRTEYAGDGKFTDDPTFNAIGRDGFTPTAYTARTKDGWLTVRTSAMTLRYRVGSGAFDAENFSLQLDAGKQPVTAAPWQRLVCELGALCEAEGLRLEGLGTASDHTGHTGAAFAAGFEATGSSVSTDIDVTADGAYRFALRYANAQGGDGKTETRTLSLSVDGGTPQKVELPATANWNTWAEATAQLKLTKGQHTVALTRTASDSGSVNLDSVALLPADDDSYPSADTTAIKSCLYGTSCEAESARPAGTATGALDHQGYAGNGFVAELNQGSSLTTHLVGVPADGVYTLRVRYANGQGGDGLHQTRTASVTSTGASAGSPASTTAKGAVPSTATLQLPATKDWDDWQTASVPVTLKAGADDLTLGCPDGGSCHINADTLSVASATSAAPQPHLALGGYRRGLDGVNGDNPAPVTTTPGLLSQDGWYLLDDSPSALYDLTSKKVRPRPAHGGAPYQDGYVFGYGHDYKQGLADLATLTGPPALLPTWAYGVWYSEYFDRTAADYQDTILPAFRAEGVPLDVLVTDTDFKAGDTWRGWEIDENKFPDAEGFFNWSDTQGLHNTLNTHPSIQGSDPQFAQAQATAKGKLAKGACGSDCYTFDFGDADQLKAYMDLHRTMDEQGVDFWWLDWCCDSSQSSLRGVTPDAWINQSYADDSAPAIGRGFVMSRAYGSLQAGGYSGQQALPTGPWADKRTTLHFTGDTLSTWGTLRFEVGYTPGESAATGMASITHDIGGHVDTTGLAGSEKGTNKLPDDLYARWVQLGTFQPVDRLHSNHSDRLPWQYGPAARTSADAFLNLRENLVPYTYTLAEEANRTGVPIVRPTYLEYPEEPAAYAAADSEYFYGSDVLVAPVTTPGESTTTSVWFPAGSQWTDWFTGKTYQGGTTQDVATTLDTMPVFIKSGGIMPTRTENVTDNDRNPLTDVTLSIASGANGSYKLYEDDGTTATTKARSATTTVTYKEKASGKGSGKSSLRTVSIGAAKGSYQGQVKNRRWTLSLLGTTHAPTEVTAHGKRLSRDAYHWDSATGTLTVSLPARSVRAGVEVTVR comes from the coding sequence GTGCGCCGGAGAGTGGGTGCCGTCGCCGCCCTGGCCGTGGCCGCCTCGACGACCCTGACCGCCGGCGCGGGAACCGCCACCGCCGGCGGGAGTCACGGCGCCCGGATACCGACCGTCACCTCCGGGGGTGCCCGCTTCGAGATCCTCTCGCCGACCCTGGTCCGTACCGAGTACGCGGGCGACGGCAAGTTCACCGACGACCCGACGTTCAACGCGATCGGGCGGGACGGATTCACGCCGACCGCCTACACCGCGCGGACGAAGGACGGCTGGCTGACCGTCCGGACGAGCGCGATGACCCTGCGCTACCGGGTCGGCTCCGGGGCCTTCGACGCCGAGAACTTCTCCCTCCAGCTCGACGCGGGCAAGCAGCCCGTGACCGCCGCCCCCTGGCAACGGCTCGTCTGCGAGCTCGGCGCGCTCTGCGAGGCGGAGGGCCTCCGGCTCGAAGGTCTCGGCACGGCGTCCGACCACACCGGCCACACCGGAGCAGCCTTTGCCGCGGGCTTCGAGGCGACCGGCAGTTCGGTCTCCACTGACATCGATGTCACAGCCGACGGTGCCTACCGGTTCGCTCTGCGTTACGCCAATGCCCAGGGCGGCGACGGCAAGACGGAGACCCGCACCCTCTCGCTCTCCGTCGACGGCGGCACCCCGCAGAAGGTCGAGCTGCCCGCCACCGCGAACTGGAACACCTGGGCCGAGGCCACCGCACAGCTGAAGCTGACCAAGGGGCAGCACACGGTCGCGCTGACCCGGACCGCCTCGGACTCCGGCTCGGTGAACCTCGACAGCGTCGCCCTGCTCCCGGCCGACGACGACTCGTACCCCTCCGCCGACACCACCGCGATCAAGAGCTGTCTCTACGGCACGAGTTGCGAGGCGGAGTCCGCCCGGCCGGCCGGTACGGCCACCGGCGCCCTGGACCACCAGGGGTACGCGGGCAACGGCTTCGTCGCCGAACTCAACCAGGGGTCCAGCCTCACCACCCACCTGGTCGGCGTCCCCGCCGACGGCGTCTACACGCTCCGGGTGCGATACGCCAACGGCCAGGGCGGCGACGGCCTCCACCAGACGCGCACCGCCTCCGTGACGAGCACCGGGGCGTCGGCGGGTTCCCCCGCCTCGACCACGGCCAAGGGGGCCGTGCCGTCGACCGCGACCCTCCAACTCCCCGCCACCAAGGACTGGGACGACTGGCAGACCGCCTCCGTCCCCGTCACCCTCAAGGCGGGCGCCGACGACCTCACCCTCGGCTGCCCCGACGGCGGCAGCTGCCACATCAACGCCGACACCCTCTCGGTGGCCTCCGCCACTTCGGCCGCACCGCAGCCGCACCTCGCCCTCGGCGGCTACCGCCGCGGCCTGGACGGCGTGAACGGCGACAACCCGGCCCCCGTCACCACCACGCCGGGCCTGCTCAGCCAGGACGGCTGGTACCTCCTCGACGACTCCCCGTCGGCCCTGTACGACCTCACGTCGAAGAAGGTCCGCCCCCGCCCCGCGCACGGCGGCGCCCCCTACCAGGACGGCTACGTCTTCGGGTACGGCCACGACTACAAGCAGGGCCTCGCGGACCTCGCCACCCTGACCGGGCCGCCCGCCCTGCTGCCCACCTGGGCCTACGGGGTCTGGTACTCGGAGTACTTCGACCGTACGGCCGCCGACTACCAGGACACGATCCTGCCGGCGTTCCGCGCGGAGGGCGTGCCGCTCGACGTCCTGGTGACCGACACCGACTTCAAGGCCGGTGACACCTGGCGCGGTTGGGAGATCGACGAGAACAAGTTCCCCGACGCCGAGGGCTTCTTCAACTGGTCGGACACCCAGGGACTGCACAACACGCTCAACACGCACCCGAGCATCCAGGGTTCCGACCCCCAGTTCGCCCAGGCGCAGGCCACCGCCAAGGGCAAGCTCGCCAAGGGCGCCTGCGGAAGCGACTGCTACACCTTCGACTTCGGCGACGCGGACCAGCTCAAGGCCTACATGGACCTGCACCGGACCATGGACGAGCAGGGCGTCGACTTCTGGTGGCTCGACTGGTGCTGCGACTCCTCGCAGTCCTCGCTGCGGGGCGTGACCCCCGACGCGTGGATCAACCAGAGTTACGCCGACGACTCCGCCCCGGCCATCGGCCGCGGCTTCGTCATGTCCCGCGCCTACGGCTCGCTCCAGGCCGGCGGGTACAGCGGCCAGCAGGCCCTGCCGACCGGGCCGTGGGCGGACAAGCGCACCACCCTCCACTTCACCGGTGACACCCTCTCCACCTGGGGCACGCTGCGTTTCGAGGTCGGCTACACCCCGGGCGAGTCCGCGGCGACCGGCATGGCCTCCATCACCCACGACATCGGCGGACACGTCGACACGACGGGTCTCGCCGGTTCGGAGAAGGGCACCAACAAGCTCCCCGACGACCTGTACGCCCGCTGGGTCCAGCTCGGCACCTTCCAGCCCGTCGACCGCCTGCACAGCAACCACAGCGACCGGCTGCCCTGGCAGTACGGCCCGGCGGCCCGCACGTCGGCCGACGCGTTCCTCAACCTCCGCGAGAACCTGGTGCCTTACACCTACACCCTCGCCGAGGAAGCGAACCGCACCGGCGTACCGATCGTGCGCCCGACCTACCTGGAGTACCCGGAGGAGCCGGCGGCCTACGCGGCGGCCGACAGCGAGTACTTCTACGGCTCCGACGTCCTGGTCGCCCCCGTGACCACGCCCGGCGAGTCCACCACCACCTCGGTGTGGTTCCCGGCGGGCAGCCAGTGGACCGACTGGTTCACCGGCAAGACCTACCAGGGCGGCACCACGCAGGACGTGGCCACCACCCTCGACACGATGCCCGTCTTCATCAAGTCCGGCGGCATCATGCCCACCCGCACCGAGAACGTCACCGACAACGACCGCAACCCCCTGACCGACGTCACCCTCTCCATCGCCTCCGGCGCCAACGGCTCGTACAAGCTGTACGAGGACGACGGCACCACCGCGACGACGAAGGCCCGGAGCGCCACGACGACCGTCACCTACAAGGAGAAGGCTTCGGGGAAGGGCTCCGGGAAGAGCTCGCTCAGGACCGTGTCGATCGGCGCGGCCAAGGGCTCCTACCAGGGCCAGGTCAAGAACCGCCGCTGGACCCTCTCCCTCCTGGGCACCACCCACGCCCCCACCGAAGTGACCGCCCACGGAAAGCGCCTCTCCCGCGACGCCTACCACTGGGACAGCGCCACGGGCACCCTCACGGTCAGCCTTCCGGCGCGGTCCGTGCGCGCCGGGGTGGAGGTGACCGTGCGGTAG
- a CDS encoding aminoglycoside phosphotransferase family protein, whose translation MFHGAAGRAFTDALPELAARYLREWGLRVDGQPMYGMCALVLPVVRSVDDCPAALKLQLMDEESAGEALALRAWGEAGAGTVALLAHDPETGAMLLERLDENRPLSAVPDAREAVGVLGEVLARLVAVPAPQGLRTLADMAARMLTEVPRVVAVLADDEERRLVADCAAALREVAGEPGDRLLHWDLHYDNVLAGRPGTEREHEWVALDPKPLAGDPGFELFPALDNRFGPEEILWRFDALSEALGPGYDRERARAWTLGRVLQNVLWHSRPGTHTLAPDHAEIARRLLGR comes from the coding sequence ATGTTCCACGGCGCGGCCGGCAGGGCCTTCACCGACGCCCTGCCGGAGCTGGCCGCCCGCTACCTCCGGGAGTGGGGGCTGCGCGTCGACGGGCAGCCGATGTACGGGATGTGCGCGCTGGTCCTGCCGGTGGTCCGGTCCGTCGACGACTGCCCCGCGGCGCTGAAACTCCAGCTGATGGACGAGGAGTCGGCGGGCGAGGCGCTCGCGCTGCGGGCGTGGGGCGAGGCGGGGGCCGGGACGGTCGCGCTGCTCGCCCACGACCCGGAGACCGGCGCGATGCTGCTGGAGCGCCTGGACGAGAACCGCCCCCTGTCGGCGGTCCCCGACGCCCGGGAAGCGGTGGGCGTCCTCGGGGAGGTGCTGGCCCGGCTGGTGGCGGTCCCCGCGCCGCAAGGGCTGCGCACGCTGGCGGACATGGCGGCACGGATGCTGACGGAGGTGCCCCGCGTGGTGGCCGTGCTCGCCGACGACGAGGAGCGGCGGCTGGTCGCGGACTGCGCGGCGGCGCTGCGCGAGGTGGCCGGCGAACCGGGCGACCGGCTGCTCCACTGGGACCTGCACTACGACAACGTCCTGGCCGGCCGCCCCGGCACGGAGCGCGAGCACGAGTGGGTCGCGCTGGACCCGAAGCCCCTGGCGGGCGATCCCGGCTTCGAGCTCTTCCCCGCCCTCGACAACCGCTTCGGACCCGAAGAGATCCTCTGGCGCTTCGACGCCCTCAGCGAGGCGCTCGGCCCCGGTTACGACCGGGAGCGGGCACGTGCCTGGACCCTGGGCCGGGTCCTCCAGAACGTCCTCTGGCACAGCAGGCCGGGCACGCACACCCTCGCCCCGGACCACGCCGAGATCGCCCGGCGGCTGCTGGGCCGGTGA
- a CDS encoding rhomboid-like protein has protein sequence MERNRPAAAVAAAIGRWMARSPGTYVWLTVLLVTSHLLGPLLPAAEEFVRLPAPADPHTLADRPSRVFLAGLLWLPEGGHWVLCAVLFTLFHAPAERWLGTLRWCAAVAVAYVPAGLLAEAVLLWAARHGHAPLSATNSLVYATDQGLAGIAAVLTYRLPRVWRYAYAFAVLVFCGVPLGAGPDVTDLGRFAAALAGLACYPLTRGRGTAGARRPRATERPAAQ, from the coding sequence ATGGAGCGAAACCGCCCGGCAGCCGCCGTCGCCGCCGCGATCGGCCGCTGGATGGCCCGATCCCCGGGTACGTACGTCTGGTTGACGGTCCTCCTCGTCACCTCCCACCTGCTGGGTCCGCTGCTGCCCGCGGCCGAGGAGTTCGTCCGGCTGCCCGCGCCCGCCGATCCGCACACGCTCGCGGACCGCCCGTCCCGGGTGTTCCTCGCCGGTCTGCTGTGGCTGCCGGAGGGCGGGCACTGGGTGCTCTGCGCGGTGCTCTTCACCCTCTTCCACGCCCCCGCCGAACGGTGGCTCGGAACCCTGCGGTGGTGTGCCGCGGTGGCCGTGGCGTACGTGCCCGCCGGGCTGCTCGCGGAGGCCGTGCTGCTCTGGGCGGCACGGCACGGGCACGCGCCGCTCTCCGCGACCAACTCCCTGGTGTACGCCACCGATCAGGGGCTCGCGGGGATCGCGGCGGTGCTCACCTACCGGCTGCCGCGCGTGTGGCGGTACGCGTACGCCTTCGCCGTCCTCGTCTTCTGCGGGGTCCCGCTGGGCGCCGGGCCGGACGTGACCGACCTCGGCCGGTTCGCGGCGGCCCTCGCCGGACTGGCCTGCTACCCGCTGACCCGGGGGCGCGGTACGGCCGGTGCGCGCCGCCCCCGCGCGACGGAACGGCCCGCGGCACAGTAA
- a CDS encoding NAD(P)/FAD-dependent oxidoreductase, protein MSSGRTAGAADGGISFWFARAGIPAPREPLPGDTHADVCIVGGGFTGLWTAYYLKKAVPFLDITVLEARFCGHGASGRNGGLLSGTVAGRDRYARLHGHDAAVRLQRAMNDTVGEVVRVSAEENIDADVHAGGALDVAYTPAQLARLKDHHSVEIAFGERDRVLYGARETAERIRVNGAVGSTWTPHGARLHPVKLVTGLAAAVEALGVTVHESTPVTEIRPKHAVTPYGTVRAPYVLRCTEGFTASIKGHRRTWLPVNSSMIVTEPLPAALWSTLGWEGREALGDLSHTGAYAQRTADDRIALGGRGVPYRFGSRTDDDGRTGPATVEALRTRLVRLFPTTAGADIAHAWSGVVGVARDWSATVVLDRSTGLGWAGGYVGSGLATANLAARTLRDLIQQDSGQAGPTGLTALPWVNHRVRRWEPEPLRWLAAHGAYAAQRAADRREAASSRADSDPLARVADRIAGRR, encoded by the coding sequence ATGAGCAGCGGCAGAACCGCCGGAGCCGCCGACGGCGGCATATCGTTCTGGTTCGCGCGGGCGGGCATCCCCGCGCCCCGCGAGCCCCTGCCCGGCGACACCCACGCCGACGTGTGCATCGTCGGCGGCGGCTTCACCGGGCTCTGGACGGCGTACTACCTGAAGAAGGCCGTCCCCTTCCTCGACATCACCGTGCTGGAAGCCAGGTTCTGCGGTCACGGCGCCTCCGGCCGCAACGGCGGGCTGCTCTCCGGCACCGTCGCGGGCCGCGACCGCTACGCGCGGCTGCACGGCCACGACGCGGCGGTACGACTCCAACGCGCCATGAACGACACGGTCGGTGAGGTCGTCCGGGTCTCCGCCGAGGAGAACATCGACGCCGACGTCCACGCGGGCGGTGCCCTCGACGTGGCGTACACGCCCGCACAGCTCGCCCGGCTCAAGGACCACCACTCCGTGGAGATCGCGTTCGGCGAGCGGGACCGGGTGCTGTACGGCGCCCGCGAGACCGCCGAACGGATCAGGGTCAACGGCGCGGTCGGCTCCACCTGGACCCCGCACGGTGCCCGCCTCCACCCGGTGAAGCTGGTCACCGGGCTCGCGGCGGCCGTCGAGGCGCTGGGCGTCACCGTCCACGAGTCGACGCCGGTCACCGAGATCCGCCCCAAGCACGCCGTCACCCCGTACGGCACGGTCCGCGCCCCCTACGTGCTGCGCTGCACCGAGGGGTTCACCGCGAGCATCAAGGGGCACCGGCGCACCTGGCTGCCGGTGAACTCCTCGATGATCGTCACCGAGCCGCTGCCGGCCGCCCTCTGGTCCACGCTGGGCTGGGAGGGCCGCGAGGCCCTCGGCGACCTGTCGCACACCGGGGCGTACGCCCAGCGCACCGCCGACGACCGGATCGCGCTCGGCGGGCGGGGTGTTCCGTACCGCTTCGGTTCGCGGACCGACGACGACGGGCGCACCGGGCCCGCGACCGTCGAGGCGCTGCGCACACGCCTCGTCCGGCTCTTCCCCACCACGGCGGGCGCGGACATCGCCCACGCCTGGTCCGGCGTGGTCGGCGTGGCGCGCGACTGGAGCGCGACGGTCGTCCTGGACCGCTCCACCGGCCTCGGCTGGGCGGGCGGTTACGTCGGCTCCGGCCTCGCCACCGCCAACCTCGCCGCCCGCACCCTGCGCGACCTGATCCAGCAGGACTCCGGCCAGGCGGGCCCGACCGGGCTGACCGCGCTGCCGTGGGTGAACCACCGGGTCCGCCGCTGGGAGCCCGAGCCGTTGCGCTGGCTCGCCGCCCACGGCGCATACGCCGCCCAGCGCGCCGCCGACCGCCGGGAGGCCGCCTCCTCGCGCGCCGACTCGGACCCGCTGGCCCGGGTGGCGGACCGGATCGCGGGGAGGCGCTGA
- a CDS encoding HAD family hydrolase, whose amino-acid sequence MTANPAHPFDLVIFDCDGVLVDSERIYVKVDAFVMAELGAPFTEAEIVERFVGSSVEVLRAAVEERIGRPLADDWDAPYSHLYRAALAELTPVDGIPEVLAALTVPYCLASNGSHRSIRRNLATTALSHHFEGRVFSAADVARGKPAPDLFLHAASTLGADPARCAVIEDSAYGIAAARAAGMRAFGYSGGLTPAARLEGPGTVVFDDMRALPGLLAAG is encoded by the coding sequence ATGACGGCGAACCCCGCGCACCCCTTCGACCTGGTGATCTTCGACTGCGACGGCGTCCTGGTGGACAGCGAGCGCATCTACGTCAAGGTGGACGCGTTCGTCATGGCGGAACTGGGGGCGCCGTTCACCGAGGCCGAGATCGTCGAACGGTTCGTGGGCTCCTCCGTGGAAGTGCTGCGGGCTGCGGTGGAGGAACGTATCGGCAGGCCGCTGGCAGACGACTGGGACGCGCCGTACTCCCACCTCTACCGCGCCGCGCTCGCCGAGCTGACCCCCGTCGACGGCATCCCCGAGGTGCTGGCCGCGCTCACCGTCCCGTACTGCCTCGCCTCCAACGGCTCCCACCGCTCCATCCGCCGCAACCTGGCCACGACCGCGCTGAGCCACCACTTCGAGGGCCGCGTCTTCAGCGCCGCCGACGTCGCCCGGGGCAAGCCCGCCCCCGACCTCTTCCTGCACGCCGCCAGCACCCTGGGCGCGGACCCGGCGCGGTGCGCGGTGATCGAGGACAGCGCGTACGGGATCGCCGCCGCCCGCGCCGCCGGGATGCGGGCCTTCGGCTACAGCGGCGGCCTCACCCCGGCGGCCCGCCTCGAAGGCCCCGGCACCGTCGTCTTCGACGACATGCGCGCCCTGCCGGGGCTGCTGGCCGCCGGCTGA
- a CDS encoding cysteine desulfurase-like protein, translating into MSYDVHAVRAQIPALKSGSARFDAPGGTQTPQPVIDAIVHALAHPLAVRGVQNEGERNAEAIVAGARSALADLLGADPRGIVFGRSSTQLTYDLARTLAKGWGPGDEVVVSRLDHDSNIRPWIQAAESAGATVRWIEFDPETGELTLDHVRDALGERTRLVAVTGASNLIGTRPDLPAIAGLVHRVGALFHVDAVHLAAHASIELAALGADFLTCSAYKFLGPHLGVLASRPELLETLHPDKLLPSTDAVPERFELGTLPYELLTAARASVDFLAGLAPAAEGVPAGRRERLVAAFEAIEAHEDALRERVETGLAALDGVTVHSRAVLRTPTLLLTFPGRSAADASRHLAARGVDAPASSFYALEASRHLGLGDAGGLRVGLAPYSSEEDVELLLDALADYLAATPVRED; encoded by the coding sequence ATGTCCTACGACGTCCACGCGGTCCGCGCGCAGATCCCCGCCCTGAAGTCCGGTTCGGCGCGCTTCGACGCCCCCGGCGGCACCCAGACCCCGCAGCCGGTGATCGACGCGATCGTCCACGCCCTGGCCCACCCCCTCGCCGTGCGGGGCGTCCAGAACGAGGGCGAGCGCAACGCCGAGGCCATCGTCGCCGGTGCCCGCTCCGCGCTCGCGGACCTGCTCGGGGCCGACCCGCGCGGCATCGTCTTCGGGCGCAGCTCCACCCAGCTCACCTACGACCTCGCGCGGACCCTCGCCAAGGGGTGGGGCCCCGGCGACGAGGTGGTGGTCAGCCGCCTCGACCACGACTCCAACATCCGCCCGTGGATACAGGCCGCCGAGTCGGCGGGAGCGACCGTCCGCTGGATCGAATTCGACCCGGAAACAGGCGAGTTGACCCTCGACCACGTGCGGGATGCGCTCGGGGAACGAACCCGGCTGGTCGCCGTCACCGGCGCCTCCAACCTCATCGGCACCCGCCCCGACCTGCCCGCGATCGCCGGCCTCGTGCACCGCGTCGGCGCCCTGTTCCACGTGGACGCCGTACACCTCGCCGCGCACGCCTCGATCGAACTCGCGGCGCTCGGCGCGGACTTCCTGACCTGCTCGGCGTACAAGTTCCTCGGCCCGCACCTCGGCGTACTGGCGAGCCGGCCCGAACTGCTGGAGACCCTGCACCCCGACAAGCTGCTGCCGTCCACCGACGCCGTCCCCGAGCGCTTCGAACTGGGCACGCTGCCTTACGAGTTGCTGACCGCTGCGCGTGCGTCCGTGGACTTCCTCGCCGGCCTGGCTCCGGCCGCCGAAGGGGTGCCGGCCGGCCGGCGGGAACGCCTGGTCGCCGCGTTCGAGGCGATCGAGGCCCACGAGGACGCCCTGCGGGAACGCGTCGAGACCGGGCTCGCCGCGCTCGACGGCGTCACCGTGCACTCCCGCGCCGTCCTGCGCACCCCGACCCTGCTCCTCACCTTCCCGGGCCGCTCCGCCGCCGACGCCTCGCGCCACCTGGCCGCCCGCGGCGTCGACGCCCCCGCGAGCTCCTTCTACGCCCTGGAGGCCTCCCGCCACCTCGGCCTCGGCGACGCGGGCGGGCTGCGCGTCGGCCTGGCCCCGTACAGCAGCGAAGAGGACGTCGAGCTGCTGCTCGACGCCCTCGCCGACTACCTCGCCGCCACACCCGTCCGGGAGGACTGA
- a CDS encoding RidA family protein, giving the protein MNNTNTHLTHIAAPEGVLPAAGYTHVVTGTGQWVAISGQVALDEAGEVVGPGDAAAQARQVFENLNRCLAAAGGTFADVVKLTYFVTDVAHLPAVRAVRDLYVDVERRPASSAVQVVALYRPELVMEVEAFAVIPSDRVQR; this is encoded by the coding sequence ATGAACAACACGAACACGCACCTCACGCACATCGCAGCCCCCGAAGGGGTCCTGCCCGCCGCGGGCTACACGCACGTCGTCACCGGCACCGGGCAGTGGGTCGCGATCTCCGGCCAGGTCGCCCTGGACGAGGCGGGGGAGGTCGTCGGCCCCGGGGACGCCGCCGCGCAGGCGCGGCAGGTCTTCGAGAACCTGAACCGCTGCCTCGCGGCGGCCGGGGGGACGTTCGCGGACGTCGTCAAGCTGACCTACTTCGTCACCGACGTCGCGCACCTGCCCGCCGTCCGCGCCGTGCGCGACCTCTACGTCGACGTGGAGCGTCGGCCCGCCAGCTCGGCGGTCCAGGTGGTCGCCCTGTACCGGCCCGAACTGGTCATGGAGGTCGAGGCGTTCGCGGTGATCCCGAGCGACCGGGTGCAGCGGTAG